The following proteins are encoded in a genomic region of Sesamum indicum cultivar Zhongzhi No. 13 linkage group LG8, S_indicum_v1.0, whole genome shotgun sequence:
- the LOC105167972 gene encoding nuclear transport factor 2, with product MEEQVEMVGKAFVDHYYHLFDNNRTALLSLYQPTSMLTFEGQRIHGVDGISAKLNQLPFDQCCHVISTVDSQVSAFAGGIVVFVSGSLQLQGEEHPLRFSQMFHLIPTGQGSYFVQNDMFRLNYG from the exons ATGGAAGAACAGGTCGAAATGGTGGGAAAGGCATTTGTGGATCATTACTACCATCTCTTCGACAACAACCGGACCGCACTCCTTTCCCTGTATCAGCCAACATCCATGCTCACATTTGAGGGGCAGAGGATACACGGGGTTGATGGCATATCAGCTAAACTTAACCAGCTGCCGTTCGACCAATGCTGCCATGTTATTAGCACAGTTGATTCCCAGGTGTCGGCCTTTGCTGGTGGCATTGTGGTTTTCGTCAGCGGCAGCCTCCAACTGCAAGGAGAGGAACACCCCTTGAGGTTTAGCCAG ATGTTTCACCTGATTCCCACGGGGCAGGGCAGCTATTTCGTGCAGAATGACATGTTTCGACTCAACTATGGTTGA
- the LOC105167971 gene encoding probable dolichyl-diphosphooligosaccharide--protein glycosyltransferase subunit 3B, which produces MAISPTPTAAALLLTSFLFLLAPYATPISSDPIVSELSALQSQAPTGVIHLTDSLLRRILSLPSPRPFYSLIFFDAHQLHSKPELSLPTLKSEFSLVSSSFQFNNPNERSQLFFFDIEFQESQASFALFGVNSLPHIRLIPPTASDMKRDSIQMDASDFSRLADSMAEFIESRTGLSVGPINRPPIVSRKQIMFLLAIVLIWTPFFVKKLIAGNTILHEKHVWMAGAVIVYFFSVSGTMFNIIRKMPIFMVDRQDPSKLVFFYQGSGMQLGAEGFAVGFLYTIVGLLLAFVTHVLVRVRNRTVQRLFMIFAMFVSFWAVKKVVFLDNWKTGYGIHGYWPSSWQ; this is translated from the coding sequence ATGGCCATCTCTCCAACCCCAACCGCCGCTGCTCTCCTCCTCACCAGCTTCCTCTTTCTCCTAGCACCCTACGCCACACCCATTTCATCCGACCCCATTGTCTCTGAACTCTCCGCCCTCCAATCCCAGGCCCCGACCGGCGTCATTCACCTCACTGACTCACTCCTCCGCCGCATCCTCTCCCTCCCCTCTCCCCGTCCCTTCTACTCCCTTATTTTCTTCGATGCTCATCAGCTCCATTCGAAACCCGAGCTCTCTCTCCCGACCCTCAAGTCCGAGTTTTCCCTTGTCTCCTCCTCTTTTCAGTTCAATAACCCTAACGAGAGGTCCCAACTCTTCTTTTTTGACATTGAATTCCAAGAATCCCAGGCCTCTTTCGCCCTTTTTGGGGTCAACTCTCTTCCCCACATTCGCCTAATCCCACCCACCGCCTCTGATATGAAGAGAGATTCTATCCAAATGGACGCCTCCGATTTCTCAAGATTGGCTGATTCCATGGCTGAATTTATCGAATCCAGGACTGGGCTCTCTGTGGGCCCGATTAATCGCCCGCCCATTGTTTCCAGGAAACAGATCATGTTTCTACTAGCCATAGTTTTGATCTGGACTCCGTTTTTCGTGAAGAAGTTGATTGCTGGGAACACCATTTTGCACGAGAAGCACGTATGGATGGCTGGAGCGGTTATCGTTTACTTCTTTAGTGTTTCGGGAACGATGTTTAACATAATTAGGAAAATGCCGATATTCATGGTGGACAGGCAAGATCCAAGCAAGTTGGTATTCTTTTACCAGGGCTCAGGGATGCAGTTGGGAGCCGAGGGGTTTGCGGTTGGTTTCTTGTATACGATTGTGGGGCTGTTGCTGGCATTTGTTACTCACGTGCTAGTTAGAGTGAGGAACAGGACTGTTCAGAGATTGTTTATGATTTTTGCGATGTTTGTGTCGTTCTGGGCAGTCAAAAAGGTTGTTTTCTTGGATAATTGGAAAACAGGGTATGGCATTCACGGGTACTGGCCTTCGAGTTGGCAGTGA
- the LOC105168592 gene encoding CRIB domain-containing protein RIC10 encodes IFVVKEREMEIGYPTDVKHVAHIGWDGPSGNAPTWMNEFKTGPDFAAMSIGNSGSALSPWSSQDFGESMRQQSESDMFKDTPSAELPSIKKKEKRKKSKSTNSQKSISSSSSMSSRGPKSKSKFIEGNANPTNIRVV; translated from the exons ATCTTTG TTGTGAAGGAGCGTGAAATGGAGATTGGGTACCCGACGGATGTTAAGCATGTGGCGCACATTGGGTGGGATGGTCCCTCTGGAAATGCACCCACCTGG ATGAATGAGTTCAAGACAGGCCCTGATTTTGCAGCCATGTCAATTGGCAACTCTGGTTCTGCTCTTTCTCCTTGGTCATCTCAAG ATTTTGGTGAATCCATGCGGCAGCAATCTGAATCTGATATGTTTAAAGACACACCCTCAGCAGAACTTCCAAGcatcaagaaaaaggagaaacgGAAGAAGTCTAAGTCGACTAACTCCCAAAAGtcaatttcttcttcatcatcaatGTCATCAAGAGGGCCAAAGTCAAAATCCAAATTCATTGAAGGCAATGCAAATCCTACAAACATTAGAGTGGTGTAA
- the LOC105167975 gene encoding vacuolar protein sorting-associated protein 28 homolog 2, which translates to MEVKLWSDKREREMYENFAELFAIIKATEKLEKAYVRDIISPAEYETECQKLIAHFKTLSSTLKDIVPSIERFHDTYKMDCPAALNRLVTSGVPATVEHRAAAAMSATTSAAIVAECVQNFITAMDSLKLNMVAVDQVHPLLSDLSASLNKLSILPPDFEGKTKMREWIARLSKMGAADELTEQQARQLHFDLESSYNSFMAALPTAGT; encoded by the coding sequence ATGGAGGTTAAGCTATGGAGCGACAAGCGTGAGAGAGAGATGTATGAGAATTTTGCTGAGCTCTTTGCCATTATAAAAGCAACAGAGAAGCTTGAGAAGGCTTATGTCCGTGACATTATTTCTCCAGCAGAATATGAAACTGAATGCCAAAAGTTGATTGCCCATTTTAAAACTTTGTCTTCCACATTGAAAGATATTGTACCAAGTATAGAGCGTTTTCATGATACTTATAAGATGGATTGCCCGGCTGCCCTGAATCGTCTTGTGACATCAGGAGTTCCTGCCACTGTGGAGCATCGTGCAGCCGCAGCAATGTCAGCCACTACATCAGCTGCCATAGTGGCTGAGTGTGTGCAGAATTTTATTACGGCCATGGATTCATTAAAACTTAACATGGTTGCAGTTGATCAGGTCCATCCGCTGTTATCGGATTTGTCAGCTTCTCTCAATAAGCTGTCGATACTGCCACCTGATTTTGAGGGGAAGACAAAGATGAGAGAGTGGATTGCAAGGCTGTCAAAAATGGGTGCTGCTGATGAGCTGACTGAGCAGCAGGCTCGACAGTTGCACTTTGATCTGGAGTCATCTTATAACTCGTTTATGGCAGCGTTACCCACTGCTGGAACATAA
- the LOC105167974 gene encoding LOW QUALITY PROTEIN: homeobox-leucine zipper protein MERISTEM L1 (The sequence of the model RefSeq protein was modified relative to this genomic sequence to represent the inferred CDS: deleted 1 base in 1 codon) — MFQPNIFESHHHLLDMAHKTPENEMDLIRDDEYESKSGTDIMEAPSGDDQDPNQRPNKKKRYNRHTQHQIQEMESFFKECPHPDDKQRKELGRRLGLEPLQVKFWFQNKRTQMKAQHERHENTQLRNENEKLRAENIRYKEALSNATCPNCGGPAAIGEMSFDEQHLRIENARLREEIDRISGIAAKYVGKPMLSYPHLPPGASRSLDLGVGNFAPQAGMTGEIYGAADLLRSVSGPTDADKPMIIELAVAAMEELIRMAQSGEPLWIPSTDNSAETLSEEEYVRTFPRGIGPKPLGMKSEASRESAVVIMNHINLVEILMDVNQWSSVFSSIVSRAMTLEVLSTGVAGNYNGALQVMTAEFQVPSPLVPTRENYFVRYCKQHGDGTWAVVDVSLDNLRPSSISRCRRRPSGCLIQELPNGYSKVTWVEHVEVDDRAVHSIYKPLVNSGLAFGARRWVATLDRQCERLASVLANNISAGDVGVISSPEGRKSMLKLAERMVMSFCTGVGASTAHTWTTLSGSGADDVRVMTRKSMDDPGRPPGIVLSAATSFWLPVPPKRVFDFLRDENSRSEWDILSNGGLVQEMAHIANGRDPGNSVSLLRVNSANSSQSNMLILQESCTDSTGSYVIYAPVDIVAMNVVLSGGDPDYVALLPSGFAILPDGPNNQSGGIPEVGSGGSLLTVAFQILVDLFRQQNSLWAQWQLLTALSSAPSKGSKVQSYVTVHDRRVILL, encoded by the exons ATGTTTCAGCCGAACATATTCGAGAGCCACCATCACCTGCTGGACATGGCCCATAAGACCCCAGAAAATGAGATGGACCTCATCAGGGATGATGAGTACGAGAGTAAATCAGGAACTGATATAATGGAAGCTCCCTCGGGTGATGATCAAGATCCCAATCAACGGCCTAATAAGAAGAAACGATACAATCGCCACACCCAGCATCAAATCCAGGAAATGGAATC GTTTTTCAAGGAATGCCCTCACCCTGATGACAAACAAAGGAAGGAGCTTGGTCGCCGACTAGGATTAGAGCCTTTGCAAGTGAAATTCTGGTTTCAAAACAAGCGCACCCAGATGAAG GCTCAACATGAACGCCATGAGAACACCCAACTGAGAAATGAGAACGAGAAGTTGCGGGCCGAGAATATACGCTATAAAGAAGCTCTCAGCAATGCTACTTGTCCAAACTGTGGAGGCCCTGCCGCCATTGGCGAGATGTCATTTGACGAGCAGCATCTCAGGATTGAGAATGCTCGCTTGAGAGAAGAG ATTGATAGAATATCCGGGATAGCCGCGAAGTATGTTGGGAAACCAATGCTATCATATCCTCATCTTCCACCTGGAGCATCGCGTTCACTGGATCTTGGAGTGGGGAATTTCGCCCCACAGGCAGGCATGACTGGGGAGATTTATGGAGCTGCTGATCTTCTAAGATCAGTATCTGGCCCAACAGATGCTGATAAGCCAATGATTATTGAGCTTGCTGTTGCAGCCATGGAAGAGCTGATAAGAATGGCTCAAAGTGGAGAGCCTCTGTGGATTCCCAGCACGGACAATTCAGCTGAGACATTGAGTGAGGAGGAGTACGTGCGGACATTCCCACGTGGGATTGGGCCGAAGCCCTTGGGAATGAAATCTGAGGCCTCTCGAGAGTCAGCTGTTGTGATTATGAATCACATCAACCTGGTGGAGATCCTGATGGATGTG AATCAGTGGTCAAGTGTGTTTTCTAGTATAGTCTCTAGAGCAATGACTTTGGAGGTATTATCGACTGGCGTGGCCGGCAACTACAATGGAGCTCTACAAGTG ATGACCGCTGAGTTCCAGGTCCCTTCTCCATTGGTCCCAACTCGGGAAAACTACTTTGTGAGATATTGCAAACAACACGGCGACGGGACTTGGGCCGTGGTTGATGTTTCTTTGGACAACCTGAGACCTAGTTCTATATCCAGATGCAGGCGAAGGCCGTCCGGTTGTTTGATTCAAGAACTGCCCAATGGTTACTCCAAG gTCACATGGGTTGAACATGTCGAGGTGGATGATAGAGCTGTTCATAGCATCTACAAACCACTAGTCAATTCTGGACTTGCATTTGGTGCAAGACGTTGGGTGGCAACACTCGACCGGCAATGTGAACGACTAGCAAGTGTTCTGGCCAATAACATTTCAGCTGGAGACGTTGGGG TGATATCTTCTCCAGAAGGTAGAAAGAGTATGTTGAAACTGGCTGAAAGAATGGTGATGAGTTTCTGCACTGGTGTGGGTGCATCAACTGCACATACATGGACAACACTGTCTGGAAGTGGCGCCGATGATGTTCGTGTCATGACCCGGAAAAGCATGGATGATCCAGGGAGACCTCCTGGTATTGTACTCAGTGCTGCAACTTCATTTTGGCTCCCAGTTCCACCGAAAAGGGTTTTTGATTTCCTGCGCGATGAGAATTCCAGAAGTGAG TGGGACATTCTCTCTAATGGTGGCCTAGTTCAAGAAATGGCTCATATCGCCAACGGCCGCGATCCGGGCAACTCAGTTTCTTTACTGCGTGTTAAT AGTGCAAACTCAAGCCAGAGCAACATGCTGATACTACAGGAGAGTTGCACTGATTCGACAGGCTCCTACGTTATCTATGCTCCCGTTGACATCGTCGCAATGAATGTGGTCTTAAGCGGGGGTGATCCCGACTACGTTGCCCTCTTACCATCTGGTTTTGCTATACTGCCTGATGGACCTAATAATCAAAGTGGTGGAATTCCTGAGGTCGGATCCGGCGGATCCTTGCTCACTGTTGCCTTTCAGATATTAGTTGAT CTGTTCCGACAGCAAAACTCTCTTTGGGCTCAGTGGCAACTGTTAACAGCCTTATCAAGTGCACCGTCGAAAGGATCAAAGGTGCAGTCTTATGTGACGGTGCATGACCGAAGGGTCATCCTCCTG TGA
- the LOC105167976 gene encoding RNA pseudouridine synthase 6, chloroplastic: MTMAIGATTALSSTLAGSVVSSLLSASSFRRNFFTHINLARTLAATNCRFKNIHKHHTLIAGKRNLSCESTASADISTNSSIHISNNSYPPYGRLLPCPSQNGPPRVEHLVVSKGGPVLEYISSALNLPPLFVADLIHFGAVFYALVCPDPPPSATPEQIKTFKEFTDPSVLRKRASIKGKTVREAQKTFRITRPDEFVEAGTYLRVHVHPKRFPRCYEIDWRSRIVAVTDDYVILDKPAGTSVGGTTDNIEESCATFATRALGLDAPLRTTHQIDNCTEGCVVLARTKEYCSVFHGKIREKKVKKLYLALAAAPVSLGVITHYMRPVNIAPRLISGEFINGWHLCQLEVLECRKVPWPNRIIEEKNSIEDCGWPSKDFAYECEINLLTGRTHQIRAQLAACGAPLVGDSMYMPAAVAEANSPGLNPFGKNKKEYSSDDVKVLAVEEWIAHHGKEPSVAIGLQACQISWDDGEHTYEAGCPWWR, translated from the exons ATGACAATGGCGATTGGCGCCACCACTGCCTTATCTTCAACCCTCGCCGGCAGTGTTGTTTCCTCGCTTTTATCTGCTTCCAGTTTCCGCCGGAACTTCTTCACCCATATCAACCTCGCTCGCACGTTAGCCGCCACGAACTGTCGTTTCAAGAATATTCACAAACACCACACCCTCATTGCCGGCAAAAGAAACTTAAGCTGCGAATCTACTGCCTCTGCGGATATTAGTACGAATTCCTCGATtcatatttctaataatag ctACCCTCCGTATGGCCGCCTTCTTCCTTGCCCATCCCAGAATGGACCTCCAAGGGTGGAACACTTGGTTGTTTCAAAAGGAGGACCTGTTCTTGAGTATATCAGTAGTGCTTTGAACCTACCACCACT ATTTGTTGCAGATCTCATTCATTTTGGAGCTGTATTTTATGCTCTTGTATGCCCGGACCCTCCACCAAGTGCTACGCCTGAGCAAATCAAGACTTTTAAAGAATTCACAGATCCATCAGTTCTAAGGAAAAGAGCATCTATTAAAGGGAAAACAGTACGAGAAGCACAGAAAACTTTTCGAATTACTCGCCCTGATGAGTTTGTTGAAGCTGGAACTTACTTACGTGTTCATGTACACCCAAAACGCTTTCCAAG GTGCTATGAAATTGACTGGAGATCTCGGATTGTTGCTGTGACTGATGACTACGTTATTTTGGACAAACCTGCGGGTACATCA GTTGGAGGAACCACAGATAATATCGAAGAAAGTTGTGCAACATTTGCTACTCGTGCTTTAGGATTAGACGCTCCCTTGAGGACTACCCACCAGATTGATAATTGCACCGAGGGCTG tGTAGTGTTAGCGAGAACAAAGGAGTACTGCTCCGTTTTCCATGGGAAAATAAGG GAGAAAAAGGTTAAGAAGCTTTATCTTGCTCTTGCTGCTGCTCCCGTATCACTTGGAGTAATTACCCACTATATGCGCCCAGTTAATATCGCTCCCCGACTCATATCTGGAG AATTCATCAATGGTTGGCACTTATGCCAACTGGAGGTCTTAGAGTGCAGGAAAGTTCCCTGGCCAAATCGTATAattgaagagaaaaatagCATTGAGGACTGTGGATGGCCTAGTAAAGATTTTGCGTACGAGTGTGAAATCAACCTTTTGACAGGTCGGACACATCAG ATTCGAGCACAGTTGGCTGCTTGTGGAGCCCCTCTAGTGGGTGACTCAATGTATATGCCAGCTGCGGTTGCTGAGGCGAACTCTCCAGGACTTAACCCATTTggcaagaacaagaaagagTACTCCAGTGATGATGTAAAAGTATTGGCTGTTGAAGAATGGATTGCTCACCATGGAAAGGAACCTAGTGTTGCCATTGGTCTTCAAGcatgtcaaatttcatgggATGATGGAGAACACACTTATGAGGCTGGATGTCCATGGTGGAGGTAA
- the LOC105167977 gene encoding cytochrome P450 77A3-like codes for MILIHILLLCLAALFLRLGWRYWSAMGRGPRNLPPGPPGWPLVGNLFQVILQRRLFMHVVRDLRAKYGPIFTMQMGQRTLVIVTSSELIHEALIQKGAVFASRPPDYSPIRLIFSLGRCEINLAEYGPLWRSLRRNFLSELMNPTRIKQCSWIRKWSMDNHMKRLQDEASRVGYVEVISNCRLTTCSILVCLCFGVKISEDRIKAIERIIKDILLMTTPKLLDFLPVLTPLFRHQVKAAKELRRKQMECLVPLIRNRKAFVESGGHPNATTSEMASPLGAAYVDSLFNIEPPSRGRLGEEEILTLCTEAIIAGTDTSATALEWALLHLVQDQEMQEILYKEIVECVGKNGAITESDVEKMPYLGDIVKETFRRHPPSYFLLSHAATKETELGGYTIPAGVNVEIYTKWLTEDPEMWQNPSKFRPERFLTGDGVDVDITGRGVKMLPFGVGRRICPAWSLGTLHVNLLLARMVQAFKWIPIPDHPPDPTDTFAFTVVMKDPLKAIILPRQN; via the exons ATGATTCTGATACACATTCTACTACTTTGCTTGGCAGCCCTCTTCCTCCGGCTGGGGTGGCGGTACTGGTCAGCCATGGGCCGAGGGCCAAGAAACCTCCCACCAGGGCCACCAGGGTGGCCACTGGTCGGGAATTTATTCCAAGTTATCCTCCAACGCCGTCTTTTCATGCATGTGGTGCGGGATTTACGTGCAAAATATGGCCCAATTTTCACCATGCAAATGGGACAACGTACTCTAGTGATCGTCACCAGCTCAGAGCTCATTCACGAAGCACTCATACAGAAGGGCGCGGTCTTTGCGAGTCGGCCGCCTGATTATTCCCCCATCCGGCTCATATTCAGCCTTGGGAGATGCGAAATCAACTTGGCTGAGTATGGACCTCTGTGGCGCTCCCTCCGCCGCAACTTTTTGTCGGAGCTGATGAACCCTACGAGAATAAAGCAGTGCAGCTGGATCAGAAAATGGTCGATGGACAACCACATGAAACGGCTTCAAGATGAGGCTTCCCGAGTGGGCTACGTGGAGGTGATAAGCAATTGCAGGCTCACCACGTGCAGCATTCTTGTTTGCTTGTGCTTTGGTGTAAAGATTTCTGAAGACCGCATCAAAGCCATTGAAAGGATAATAAAAGATATCCTGCTAATGACGACACCAAAGCTGCTGGACTTCTTGCCGGTGCTGACCCCGCTGTTCCGCCACCAGGTGAAAGCCGCGAAGGAGCTGAGGAGGAAGCAGATGGAGTGTTTGGTTCCGTTGATTAGGAACAGAAAGGCTTTTGTAGAGAGCGGAGGACACCCTAACGCCACCACTTCAGAAATGGCAAGCCCATTGGGCGCTGCCTATGTAGATTCGTTGTTCAATATCGAACCACCAAGCAGAGGCAGGCTGGGGGAAGAAGAAATATTGACGCTCTGCACTGAAGCTATAATTGCCGGCACTGACACCAGCGCCACCGCACTTGAATGGGCTTTACTCCATTTGGTTCAAGACCAAGAAATGCAAGAAATACTCTACAAAGAGATTGTTGAGTGCGTTGGCAAAAATGGTGCTATTACAGAGAGTGATGTCGAGAAAATGCCGTATCTTGGAGATATAGTGAAAGAGACATTCAGAAGACACCCGCCCAGCTATTTTCTGCTCTCACATGCAG CCACAAAGGAGACTGAGCTAGGCGGATACACAATTCCGGCAGGCGTGAATGTGGAGATCTACACGAAGTGGTTGACGGAGGACCCTGAAATGTGGCAAAACCCTAGCAAATTCCGGCCGGAGAGGTTCTTGACAGGTGACGGCGTGGATGTGGATATCACGGGGAGAGGAGTGAAGATGCTGCCATTTGGAGTGGGCCGGAGGATTTGCCCCGCCTGGAGTTTGGGCACATTACACGTGAATTTGTTGCTGGCAAGGATGGTGCAGGCGTTCAAGTGGATCCCCATTCCGGATCATCCGCCCGACCCGACTGACACATTCGCATTCACTGTTGTTATGAAGGATCCCCTCAAAGCAATAATTCTGCCCCGgcaaaattaa